Proteins from one Chelonia mydas isolate rCheMyd1 chromosome 14, rCheMyd1.pri.v2, whole genome shotgun sequence genomic window:
- the MUC22 gene encoding mucin-22 codes for MDTAGRLGRYVHAGRDSLPHGVNGAVSFGDGATADGTTDLGDPTAKPRETTSPGGPTAPGDGTIIPGDADAAMLQPEDNDASSATVDTATITVTPGDDDSASTDGRISSIPGDDDSASGDGHISPVLGDGDATVAPGDDDSSSTNGSISPIPGDNGAAPTNRVTAVDSGDTTIAPGDATVTPGDAAVIPGDTAIAPGDTAIAPGDIAIAPGDIAIASGDATVAPEDSTITPGDATVALRDATLAPGDTAIAPGGDNVTVPGDTSPGPRDTAPGDVTAALRDTITGDLTGAAAPGDTVTSPSEATPTPGETVISSETTVPSETSILIQTATPCMADLFWSSNTPAKPTAPSQPSPLGQPGTPRDSSIPRKTTTSAVAIGPEASATQGRTTPFGGTETPGRGTASAAEGTQGSLTVSRETTTAPGDATGTGDTMAVTSISRDTVASATLGDNITVPGGDADTIVACPGDAANAPRDATNAPGDISDAPGNTTAPGDTCTYTRTPGDADVTASAPGDANTSIATPEDTTASGDAGAAAPGDASTTATEAGDAGATPTASGDNITTAVLGDATAPRDTITPEDSIVPGDVTINTTNPGDATVPRDPITATSTAPGDATVSGDTTTATPGDAEVPEDFKVPGETTTTTCGDTTHPGDTTATAASPGDTTAPGDTTTTTAPGDTIRPGDTTTAAPGDAAVLGDTTTITATSGDVAVSGDSIITTNTAPGDTFTITAAPGDAAVPGDTTATPGDTAVSGDTTTVTPGDVAVTGDTTATPGDATAPGDAITITATAEDAAVSGDPNITTNTAPGDTITASPGDAAVFGDTTTAPGNTTASGDTTTTATPGDVAVLRDATIITATSEDAAVSGDSIITTNTAPGDTITAAPGDIITFTIAAAPGDAAVPGDTTTVTPGDVAVTGDTTTVTPGDATAPGDAITITATAEDAAVSGDPIITTNTAPGDTITAAPGDIITITITAAPGDTAVPGDTTTVTPGDVAVPGDTTTIPGDAAAPGDAITVTATAEDAAVSGDPIITTNTAPGDTITTTITASPGDAAVFGDTTTAPGNTTVSGDTTTTATPGDVAVLRDATIITATSEDAAVSGDSIITTNTAPGDTITAAAGDIITITITAAPGDAAVPGDTTTTVAPGDAAVLRDATTITATSEDAAVSGDSIITTNTAPGDTITITITAAPGDAAVPGDTTTTATPGDAEIPGDTTTTAASRDSAVPEDTTIATEDAAVPGDTTTTIATEDAAVPGDTTTTIATEDAAVPGDTTTTIATEDAAVPGDITTAVPGDATSITTTTGDAAVPGDTTPTTATPRDSTDSGDATTTADSGDSAVPRVITTPTDPGNTTTTTISGDTDASGYDNDSADRLEDTTITTASEDTTVPGVIGTTAAHGDTPTVLGDTTTTVLGDATVPGDTTSAAPVDSTVPEDISTTAAHGHTPTVPGDTTAPGDATATTDDAGDATVPGDVPVPGDVPATTDGTRDATDTPGDTAAAAAALGADGDDARGDDTAATIPGDDHVGPGDTSAPAESTTPTPRTPWPYRSMGLISLLCLFVTVGLLTGIVAVVCYVKIITISSATLTESVASSFP; via the exons ATGGACACGGCTGGTAGATTGGGGAGATACGTCCATGCTGGGAGAGACAGCCTTCCTCATGGTGTGAACGGGGCAGTGAGCTTTGGGGACGGCGCTACGGCTGATGGGACCACCGACCTCGGGGACCCCACTGCTAAACCCAGGGAGACCACCTCCCCTGGGGGCCCCACAGCTCCTGGGGATGGTACAATCATACCTGGAGATGCAGACGCTGCCATGCTCCAACCTGAAGACAATGATGCTTCCAGCGCCACTGTAGACACCGCCACCATCACCGTCACCCCCGGAGACGATGACAGTGCCAGCACCGACGGACGCATCAGCTCCATCCCTGGAGACGATGACTCTGCCTCTGGAGACGGACACATCAGCCCTGTCCTCGGAGATGGAGATGCCACCGTCGCCCCCGGAGACGATGACAGCTCCAGCACCAACGGAAGCATCAGTCCCATCCCTGGAGACAATGGTGCCGCCCCCACCAACAGAGTCACAGCCGTCGACTCCGGAGACACAACCATTGCCCCTGGAGATGCCACCGTCACCCCTGGAGATGCCGCTGTCATCCCCGGAGACACAGCCATCGCCCCTGGAGACACAGCCATCGCCCCCGGAGACATAGCCATCGCCCCCGGAGACATAGCCATCGCCTCTGGAGATGCCACCGTTGCTCCTGAAGATTCCACCATCACCCCCGGAGATGCCACTGTTGCCCTCAGAGATGCCACTCTTGCCCCTGGCGACACAGCCATTGCTCCTGGAGGTGATAATGTCACTGTCCCTGGAGACACCAGCCCCGGCCCCAGAGACACTGCCCCTGGAGATGTCACCGCCGCTCTGAGGGACACCATCACTGGAGACCTCACCGGTGCTGCAGCTCCTGGTGACACCGTCACCTCTCCCTCTGAGGCCACCCCTACGCCTGGAGAGACGGTTATCTCTAGTGAGACCACTGTCCCCAGTGAGACCAGCATCCTTATCCAGACAGCAACCCCTTGTATGGCTGACCTCTTTTGGAGCAGCAATACCCCGGCCAAGCCAactgctcccagccagcccagTCCTCTGGGGCAACCTGGCACCCCTAGGGACAGCAGCATCCCCAGGAAGACCACCACCTCTGCTGTGGCCATCGGCCCTGAGGCCAGCGCGACCCAGGGTCGGACCACTCCCTTTGGGGGCACAGAGACCCCAGGCCGGGGCACTGCCTCAGCAGCTGAGGGCACTCAAGGGAGCCTCACTGTTTCCAGAGAGACCACCACAGCCCCCGGAGATGCCACCGGCACCGGAGACACCATGGCTGTCACCAGTATCTCGAGAGACACTGTTGCTTCCGCCACCCTTGGAGACAACATCACCGTTCCTGGAGGAGACGCCGACACCATCGTTGCTTGCCCTGGAGATGCCGCTAATGCCCCCAGAGATGCCACCAATGCCCCTGGAGACATTTCCGATGCTCCAGGAAACACCACTGCCCCTGGAGATACTTGCACCTACACCCGTACCCCTGGAGACGCTGACGtcactgcctctgcccctggAGACGCCAACACCTCCATTGCCACCCCCGAGGACACCACCGCCTCTGGAGACGCTGGTGCTGCTGCCCCTGGAGACGCCAGCACCACCGCCACTGAAGCTGGAGATGCAGGAGctacccccactgcctctggagACAACATCACCACTGCCGTCCTCGGAGACGCCACTGCCCCTAGAGACACCATCACCCCTGAAGACAGCATAGTCCCTGGAGACGTCACGATCAACACCACTAACCCTGGAGATGCTACCGTCCCTAGGGACCCCATCACTGCCACCAGCACTGCCCCTGGAGATGCTACAGTCTCTGGAGATACCACCACTGCCACCCCTGGAGATGCTGAAGTCCCTGAAGACTTCAAAGTCCCTGGAGAAACCACAACCACCACCTGTGGAGACACCACACACCCTGGAGATACCACTGCCACTGCTGCTTCCCCTGGAGATACCACCGCCCCtggagacaccaccaccaccaccgccccTGGAGACACCATACGCCCTGGGGACACCACCACTGCTGCCCCTGGAGATGCTGCAGTACTTGgagacaccaccaccatcaccgcCACTTCTGGAGATGTGGCAGTCTCTGGAGACTCCATCATCACCACCAACACTGCCCCTGGAGATACCTTCACCATCACCGCTGCCCCTGGAGATGCGGCAGTCCCTGGAGACACCACCGCCACCCCGGGAGACACTGCAGTCTCTGGAGACACCACCACCGTCACCCCTGGAGATGTGGCAGTCACTGGAGACACCACCGCCACCCCTGGAGATGCAACTGCCCCTGGAGACGCCATCACCATCACCGCCACTGCTGAAGATGCGGCAGTCTCTGGAGACCCCAACATCACCACCAACACTGCCCCTGGAGACACCATCACCGCTTCCCCTGGAGACGCTGCAGTCTTTGGAGACACCACCACTGCCCCTGGAAATACCACAGCCTCTGGAGACACCACTACCACAGCCACCCCTGGAGATGTGGCAGTCCTTAGAGATGCCACCATCATCACTGCCACTTCTGAAGATGCGGCAGTCTCAGGAGACTCCATCATCACCACCAACACTGCCCCTGGAGACACCATCACCGCTGCCCCTGGAGACATCATCACCTTCACCATCGCCGCTGCCCCTGGAGATGCTGCAGTCCCTGGAGACACCACCACCGTCACCCCTGGAGATGTGGCAGTCACTGGAGACACCACCACCGTCACCCCTGGAGATGCAACTGCCCCTGGAGACGCCATCACCATCACTGCCACTGCTGAAGATGCGGCAGTCTCTGGAGACCCCATCATCACCACCAACACTGCCCCTGGAGACACCATCACCGCTGCCCCTGGAGAcatcatcaccatcaccatcacCGCTGCCCCGGGAGACACTGCAGTCCCTGGAGACACCACCACCGTCACCCCTGGAGATGTGGCAGTCCCTGGAGACACCACCACCATCCCTGGAGATGCAGCTGCCCCTGGAGACGCGATCACCGTCACGGCCACTGCTGAAGATGCGGCAGTCTCTGGAGACCCCATCATCACCACCAACACTGCCCCTGGagacaccatcaccaccaccatcaccgcTTCCCCTGGAGATGCTGCAGTCTTTGGAGACACCACCACTGCCCCTGGAAATACCACAGTCTCTGgagacaccaccaccacagccACCCCTGGAGATGTGGCAGTCCTTAGAGATGCCACCATCATCACTGCCACTTCTGAAGATGCGGCAGTCTCAGGAGACTCCATCATTACCACCAACACTGCTCCTGGAGACACCATCACCGCTGCCGCTGGAGAcatcatcaccatcaccatcacCGCTGCCCCTGGAGATGCTGCAGTCCCTGgagacaccaccaccactgtcGCCCCTGGAGATGCGGCAGTCCTTAGAGATGCCACTACCATCACTGCCACTTCTGAAGATGCGGCAGTCTCAGGAGACTCCATCATCACCACCAACACTGCCCCTGGAGACACCATCACCATCACCATCACTGCTGCCCCTGGAGATGCTGCAGTCCCtggagacaccaccaccaccgccaccCCTGGAGACGCTGAAATCCCtggagacaccaccaccaccgccgCCTCCAGAGACTCTGCAGTCCCTGAAGACACCACCATTGCCACTGAAGATGCTGCAGTCCCtggagacaccaccaccaccattgccACTGAAGATGCTGCAGTCCCtggagacaccaccaccaccattgccACTGAAGATGCTGCAGTCCCtggagacaccaccaccaccattgccACTGAAGATGCTGCAGTCCCTGGAGACATCACCACTGCTGTCCCTGGAGATGCCACCTCCATAACCACCACCACTGGAGATGCAGCAGTCCCTGGAGAcaccacccccaccactgccacccctCGAGACAGCACAGACTCTGGAGATGCTACCACCACTGCTGATTCCGGAGACTCTGCGGTTCCTAGGGTCATCACCACCCCCACTGACCCTGGAAACACCACCACCACGACCATATCTGGAGACACTGATGCCTCTGGATATGACAATGACTCTGCTGACAGACTTGAAGACACCACCATCACCACTGCCTCTGAAGATACCACAGTTCCTGGAGTCATCGGCACCACTGCTGCCCATGGAGACACCCCCACGGTCCTtggagacaccaccaccaccgtgCTTGGAGATGCTACAGTCCCTGGAGACACCACCAGCGCCGCCCCTGTGGATAGCACAGTCCCTGAAGACATCAGCACCACGGCTGCCCATGGACACACCCCCACAGTCCCTGGAGACACCACCGCCCCTGGAGATGCGACTGCCACCACAGATGACGCTGGAGATGCAACAGTCCCTGGAGATGTCCCAGTCCCTGGAGATGTCCCTGCCACCACAGACGGCACCAGAGATGCCACTGATACCCCTGGagacactgctgctgctgctgctgccctgggcgCTGATGGGGATGATGCCCGTGGAGACGACACCGCGGCCACCATCCCTGGAGATGACCATGTTGGCCCAGGAGACACCAGCGCCCCTGCAGAGTCCACCACCCCCA CGCCCCGGACCCCCTGGCCATACCGGTCCATGGGGCTCATCAGCTTGCTCTGTCTCTTCGTCACCGTGGGCCTGCTCACCGGGATTGTCGCG GTTGTCTGCTATGTGAAGATCATTACCATCAGCTCTGCCACCTTAACGGAGTCAGTGGCAAGTTCATTCCCTTGA